Proteins encoded together in one Prunus dulcis chromosome 3, ALMONDv2, whole genome shotgun sequence window:
- the LOC117623293 gene encoding collagen alpha-5(IV) chain-like, which produces MSWFFTLLFLISSLSLTTPSEASHEKKPPSAVVVGTVYCDTCFQAEFSHASHFISGASVGVECKDGSSKPSFQTEVKTDSQGVFRVHLPFSVSKRVKKIEGCSVKLISSSEPYCAVSSTATSSSLHLKSSEQGTYIFSAGFFTFKPLKQPSLCNQKPSIPNSKEFSSQKSSFPGIPVTPPFPGKTPKAGQLTDKKVGLPGLPGTGLPGLPGLPGIPQLTPFTGKNTKGGQLTDKKLLGLPGLPGLPGLPGLPGLPGLPGLPGLPGLPGLPGIGKAGQLNDKKVARPDTSFTTPQIPKTSLPPNPSPPTSRIPGIPQASSKQTTSP; this is translated from the exons ATGTCTTGGTTTTTTACACTACTCTTTTTGATCAGTTCTCTCTCATTGACTACTCCCTCAGAAGCTAGCCATGAGAAGAAGCCCCCATCTGCAGTTGTTGTAGGCACTGTCTACTGTGACACATGTTTCCAAGCCGAATTCTCACATGCCAGCCACTTCATTTCAG GGGCTTCTGTTGGTGTAGAATGCAAAGATGGGAGTTCAAAACCAAGTTTCCAGACAGAAGTGAAAACTGATAGCCAGGGAGTGTTCAGAGTCCATTTGCCTTTCTCTGTGAGCAAGCGTGTCAAGAAAATTGAAGGGTGTTCTGTGAAATTAATCAGCAGCAGTGAACCATATTGTGCTGTGTCCTCAACAGCCACTTCATCTTCACTGCATCTCAAGTCAAGTGAGCAAGGAACATACATATTCTCAGCTGGTTTCTTCACCTTCAAGCCTCTAAAGCAGCCAAGCCTCTGTAACCAAAAACCAAGCATTCCAAACTCCAAGGAATTCAGTTCTCAGAAATCCTCATTTCCAGGAATTCCAGTTACACCCCCTTTTCCTGGAAAAACTCCGAAGGCAGGGCAACTAACTGATAAAAAAGTAGGACTTCCAGGACTCCCAGGAACAGGACTTCCAGGACTCCCAGGACTTCCAGGAATTCCACAATTAACCCCCTTTACTGGTAAAAATACAAAGGGAGGGCAACTAActgataaaaaattattaggaCTTCCGGGACTGCCAGGACTTCCGGGACTGCCGGGACTTCCGGGACTTCCAGGACTTCCGGGACTTCCAGGACTCCCAGGACTTCCTGGACTTCCAGGAATAGGAAAGGCAGGGCAACTAAATGATAAAAAAGTAGCTCGCCCAGATACTTCCTTCACAACACCACAAATTCCAAAAACAAGTTTGCCTCCAAATCCATCACCACCAACATCTCGCATTCCTGGAATCCCACAGGCTTCTTCAAAGCAAACTACTTCTCCTTGA
- the LOC117622035 gene encoding AUGMIN subunit 5 — translation MQGSSQSSVAQPEAILQWLQKEMGYRPLGPYSAASKSQLPSIDSLRKICRGNMIPIWNFLITRVKSENTVKNIRRNITVHGGGSGGGDSGALVKSGKEEGVRSKGGRRKEKLGEGSSAAETREAALQERDLASKEVEKLRNIVKRQRKDLKARMLEVSRAEAERKRMLDERSKKRHKQVMLDAYYQQCDEAEKIFAEYHKRLRYYVNQARDAQRSGVDSSLELVNSFSSSSEKEAVYSTLKGSKAADDVLLIETTRERNIRKACESLAAHMIEKIRNSFPAYEGSGVHLNPQLETAKLGFDFDGELPDEVRAAIVNGLKSPPQLLQAITSYTSRLKSLISREIEKIDVRADAETLRYKYENNRVIDVSSPDVSSPLHYQLYGNGKIGVDAPSRGTQLLERQKAHVQQFLATEDALNKAAEARDLCQKLIKRLHGNSDAVSSGTSQNVGSLRQLELEVWTKEREVAGLRASLNTLMSEIQRLNKLCAERKEAEDSLKKKWKKIEEFDSRRSELEIIYSALLKVNMDAAAFWNQQPLAAREYASTTIIPACTIVMDLSNSAKDLIEREVSAFDQSPDNSLYMLPATPQALLESMGASGSTGPEAVAAAEKNAAILTAKAGARDPSAIPSICRISAALQYPAGLEGSDTALASILESLEFCLKLRGSEASVLEDLAKAINLVHTRQDLVESGHVLLNHAYRAQQEYERTSSYCLNLAAEQEKTVMEKWLPELKVAILSAQKCLEDCNYVRGLLDEWWEQPAATVVDWVLVDGLNVAAWHNHVKQLLAFYDQEHL, via the exons ATGCAGGGCTCGTCGCAGAGCTCTGTGGCTCAGCCGGAAGCCATATTGCAATGGCTTCAGAAGGAAATGGGGTACCGGCCCTTGGGTCCGTACAGTGCTGCTAGCAAATCTCAATTGCCCTCAATCGACTCGCTGAGGAAGATTTGCCGGGGGAATATGATACCCATTTGGAATTTCTTGATTACCCGCGTGAAGTCGGAGAATACGGTGAAGAATATCCGGAGGAATATAACGGTTCATGGCGGCGGCAGCGGTGGCGGCGATAGTGGTGCATTGGTAAAATCGGGGAAGGAGGAGGGCGTAAGGAGTAAAGGAGGTAGGAGAAAGGAGAAGCTTGGGGAGGGTTCGAGTGCGGCAGAGACTAGGGAGGCTGCGCTGCAAGAGAGGGACTTGGCGTCAAAGGAAGTGGAGAAGTTGAGGAACATTGTGAAGAGACAAAGGAAGGATTTGAAGGCCAGAATGTTGGAGGTTTCAAGGGCAGAGGCCGAACGGAAGAGGATGCTTGATGAACGCTCTAAAAAAAG GCATAAGCAGGTAATGTTGGATGCCTACTATCAACAGTGTGATGAAGCGGAAAAGATATTTGCAGAGTATCATAAACGTCTTCGCTATTATGTTAATCAAGCAAGGGATGCTCAAAGGTCAGGTGTTGATTCATCTCTTGAATTGGTTAACAGCTTTAGTTCAAGCAGTGAAAAGGAAGCTGTTTATTCAACTCTTAAGGGCAGTAAAGCAGCAGATGATGTACTTCTTATTGAAACCACTCGGGAAAGAAACATCCGGAAGGCCTGTGAATCTCTTGCAGCACATATGATTGAAAAGATTCGCAATTCTTTTCCTGCATATGAAGGAAGTGGTGTTCATTTGAATCCTCAATTAGAAACAGCCAAGTTAGGCTTTGATTTTGATGGGGAATTACCTGATGAGGTTAGAGCTGCGATTGTGAATGGGTTAAAGAGTCCTCCTCAATTGCTTCAGGCAATTACTTCATACACATCACGGTTGAAATCTCTGATTTCCAGAGAAATAGAGAAAATTGATGTTAGAGCTGATGCAGAAACTTTAAG GTACAAGTATGAGAACAACCGAGTTATTGATGTTTCTTCTCCTGATGTGAGTTCACCATTACACTATCAACTTTATGGTAATGGAAAGATAGGAGTTGATGCACCTTCTAGAGGAACTCAACTTCTTGAACGACAG AAAGCACATGTACAGCAATTTTTGGCTACTGAAGATGCACTGAACAAAGCTGCAGAAGCTAGGGATCTGTGTCAAAAACTTATAAAACGCTTGCATGGAAATAGTGACGCAGTTTCTTCAGGCACATCACAAAATGTGGGCAGTCTTAGGCAACTTGAG CTGGAGGTTTGGACCAAGGAAAGAGAAGTTGCTGGCTTGAGGGCTAGCTTGAATACGCTGATGTCTGAAATACAACGCTTGAATAAATTATGTGCAGAAAGGAAAGAAGCTGAAGATTCATTGAAAAAGAAGTGGAAAAAGATTGAAGAATTTGATTCCCGCAGATCGGAACTTGAAATCATATACAGTGCTCTACTAAAAGTAAACATG GATGCTGCTGCGTTCTGGAATCAGCAGCCATTAGCCGCACGGGAGTATGCATCAACCACTATTATTCCAGCATGCACAATAGTTATGGATCTTTCAAATAGTGCAAAAGATCTTATTGAAAGAGAAGTTTCTGCTTTTGATCAAAGTCCTGATAATAGCCTCTACATGCTTCCAGCAACTCCACAG GCACTACTGGAGTCCATGGGTGCAAGTGGGTCTACTGGACCTGAAGCTGTTGCTGCTGCAGAAAAGAATGCTGCTATATTAACTGCAAAAGCAGGTGCTAGGGATCCATCAGCAATACCGTCCATATGTCGAATATCTGCTGCCCTTCAGTATCCTGCTG GTTTGGAGGGTTCAGATACTGCTTTAGCATCAATCCTAGAGTCCCTGGAGTTCTGCTTGAAACTTCGTGGTTCTGAGGCTAGTGTGTTGGAGGACTTAGCAAAGGCAATCAATTTGGTCCATACACGGCAGGATCTTGTTGAAAGTGGTCATGTGTTGTTGAACCATGCGTATAGAGCTCAACAAGAATATGAAAG GACAAGTAGTTATTGTTTAAATTTGGCTGCGGAGCAAGAGAAAACTGTCATGGAGAAATGGTTGCCCGAACTTAAGGTTGCAATTTTGAGTGCTCAGAAGTGCTTGGAGGATTGCAACTATGTTAGGGGATTG CTTGATGAATGGTGGGAGCAACCAGCAGCAACTGTTGTTGACTGGGTCCTAGTTGATGGATTAAATGTTGCTGCTTGGCATAATCATGTGAAGCAGCTCCTTGCATTTTATGATCAAGAGCACTTGTGA